CAGTGATCTACTTCACAAACCCGAGAAAATTcactggaatattttttcacatcgGTCCACTAGTTCCTTAGATTACCGCGTTCaaggaaaaaaaatcttcagctttatattcttagaaaaaaaatcccGGGTCAGACCAAAATTGATTTTTGAGTTTTAGAAACATTCACAGAGCAGCACGGAGCTTGGAATTTTTAGCACATAattgtcggtcctgcgcctgatctctccccggtggtgtcggattgtcgtcgtgctatgagagtgaaggatagtgagtgcacctgtgtctgcgcaaatgcttgtgcactataatatgtcctgcgcagttggctaatctccttacatgagaacagccgccgtagccgataatcggatAGGAGGATATCACTATACTTACGAATTAATTTCCTTCGGCATGTTTCCAAGTATACCAAGCACAAGGTCCATGATATAAGCCGGTATGTAATGCACGAAGAACGAGATCACCCAGAAGACGAGCTTGCTGTTAGTTTCTATCAGCCAGCAGTACCACACCGCTTTGGGTGACGGTGACTTCTTGCCTTCTGAGCGCAAGATCACTCCTATGAAATCTGGAAGAAGATTGCGAAGTGTTCTAAACAGTGTTTGGGAAAAGAAGTAGAGGAAAGACATCGTCTgtagagccttttcccaactatgttggagtcggcttccagtcgaactgaatgcagctgagagcccgtgttttacaaggagcgactgcttgtcTGACCTCTACAACCCTGTTTTCCgtgcaacccgataccccttgatgagactggttgtcagactttctggcttttgagtACCTACCCGTAACGagtgttaaaaatgtttatatgaCAGCTGGGATCTACCAATTTTTCGTGCCTTtagaaacacggaagaactcgtcatgacaagatggtcacccatcctcgGACCGACCTCCAGCCAAGCATTACTGAACCTTATGATTGATCGACCCCAGCTTGAAAGTTTATAACgccttgttttatttttagctttttagctttttagggttccatacccaaagggtaaaacgggaccctattattttcgctcctctgtccgtccgtccgtccgtccgtccgtccgtccgtccgtccctctgtcaccaggctgtatctcatgaaccgtgatagttagaaagttgaaattttcacagatgatgtatttctgttgccgctataacaaaaaatactgaaaactagaatagaatatattgttggggctcccatacaagaaacgtgatttttttgctcatttttgctctagtacggaacccttcgtgcgcgagtccgactcgcacttggctggttttaTTTATCAGCTATTTATAGTTAACCAACTTACCCCACGTAATAAAATGATCGTTATTAGACACCGTATAAACTTGTATGTCTTTATTTCCACTCTTTCGTTTCAAGTCGGCGTCCCAGGCTGCAGCTATGGTCGCATTGTTTACGTAATCCACCGGCGTTAACGGCAGCTTGCAATCTTTATCCACGTAGAAAATGTGAAGAAAACCCATTATAATACCAGCGAGGATCTGCGGAAAAAGCAAGGTTATTTGAACAATGTCGTATTAAGATAAATTATGGAAACACGCACACATATTTCGAGTATCCAAAGCCTCaattaacaaaaatgaaatgaaattaacggtacatatttttcagtaaaaaatagCGTCGAGGGTAGGTCGTTATCATCATAATCGTCATTGTCTTTCATTTCTTCTGTCATAATCTCTCGCCTATCGCCATCACCAGCCATATTAACTTTCACAcgatccatccatcgtttcttgtCCCGTTCCATATTCATGCTCAAAACCTTCCTTTCTTGATTCTCATTCCTCCGTATTACATGCCCTTACCACGACAGCTGGTTTTCACATAGTTTTTCGGTTACTCTTTCAAACTTCCTATAATGTTAATAATCATTCCTTACTTCCCTAGGTATATTAATAGgccaaatcgtttatttataggGAGACTTACCCCTGTAGGTCCAGAAAGAGCGGATAAATCCATCCAACCGGGAGTGGGCTCATAATAAGTAGGTGTCACTGgaaaataccaaaaaagaaacataaatattttcaatctaCCCGTGGCATATACGGTAAACTATTTATTGTAGGACCTTTGTTGTTTGCTTGGCGTAAAGAGACACACCTACACATTATTTTTCTAATCTACTCAGTCTAGCAAAGAGTAACATTGCATTCTAAAATATCctcaactttaaataaaatagcaacATTTGCAGGCAAACACATACTACCTGTGGACTCGCCCCCACGCGTACACATTTTTGTTTGCGTACAAATACTTACTCGCGAAAATTTTTATGGAATCTTGTGTTATGCTTTAACATCTAAACAAACAGGTTATGAAAATCTTACCTATAGGTGGTCTGACAACGCAGACGGGAAGGTCAGGATCATACGTCCTCACCAACTCTTCAGCAATCGCTTTTGTAAACGTATATGTGTTGGGCCAGCCCACGATCAAACTgaaatacaaaactttttatttagtatttcaACATTAATGAAGTAAGGAAGAAGAATGAAGAAAgcacatttatttatgtaaataaattaaaaaagaatgTTCTCAAACAGTCGCTCATATGTATATTAATGATGAGaatgtaactaaataaattaataattatccACTCAGTGTTACTAAAGGCTATGGTGCCAGAAAGTCTGTTTACCGGTGAAacctaccaaggggtatcaggttacACCGGTAACTAACTGGTTTAAAGaagacagataggcagtcgctccgtgaGGTCCACTGCTACTCAGCTACTCCCAGTccgactggaagctgaccccaacatagttggcgaAAAAAAGCTAGGCAGGTAATAAGTCCTTCCTCAAGAATTCTTACTCTTCAGTGATGGAATTCAGGCGATCTTCCTCCATAGATTCTGCCATACCGATGATAGTTTCTGGCTGTACTGGACATGGGTAGAACTGGTCCAAAACTTCAGTGTTCACGCGATCGTAAGTAGCGTGGGAAAATGCGGTAGAGACGTAGATGAAGTTCCTGGTAAAGAGATAAAGTAATTATGTAGCATAATTTAAAGTACAAGTAGTAGTCTTTAGACGAAGAAatgggtaaaaaaataaaagcgtaCAAAAGTACATTCGAATCGAGAACCATATTTTTGGGAAGTAGGTTACAAAAATGCAACGTTGAATTAAATCCTTACTCATGAGACTAGCTTGTATTAAGTGTTTTCTGATGGAGCCAGCTGTAATCTTGAGATTTGAACTACATCCGAAAGAAATTCTTCCCGCTCcctaataaaaagtagccccTGTTCAGCTCCAGACTTCGGTTCAGTCTTCGAAAGATTACAGTAGTTGTTGCATAAAAACGCGACATAAAGATATAGGTacagttactttcgcacttgtaataggggttaaagtatgaaattgccgatttgtactgaaaacctaaattgtattttttttaaatttttaacaaacttatttaatcaaaatagttgccattattatctatacattgcggtcatctaataagaaggtcattatgcctttacgatagaactctgaggatctagactgcacaaacagtgtgaaagaattttgttctgcctcctgggaagaaacttcttgtgacgtagataattgtccaaatcacaaaaaaaaatggtcgtccgttagagcaaggtctggcgaatatggaggaagacgaatagtttccaactgcagttcctgaagagttaaaacggtttattttgctgtatgaggcctcgcgttgtcatggagcaatagcggtgaaggtcgattcatgagtcgtggctgttttactgctaattttttcaacattattcggtgttcggctgggtatctgggtagtttgactaggatcggcgttcaccgtctctcttaatttctcgttaatcacctgtcaggcggtctttctcatggctcgttcttcaagtcgaagtttccaccacgaaagcgtttaatccaaaatcgcacggcgcgttctttagcagacacctcttcaaatgcagcattgatattgcgggctgtttctgccgttcaatcccgcgtcggaactcatattcaaaaattactcaaattttcgcagtatccatctttcttgtttaagttgaataacaaaaacaattgaacatcgataatcaaatgtttcacattttttaaaagaagaacatcacagaaaccacgtgaaaaaagttccattcgaaaacctcaaaccatgaagactctatggcaattcaaaaacctactagaataaaacggcaatttcatactttaacccctaatattatgtatttgtaaggATGAAACTTACTTGAAGTTGACACATTCCTTCGAAAGCGCAAGGCACTCCCTGGTCCCTCTTACGTTGGTGACGACTGCAGCTTTGAGAGGCTCGTCAAACCGGACTGTTGCTGCCATATGAAATACTGTCTCCACCTgtaaatataccaaaatataaTCCTGAGAACCacactttttttaacgacgtcaaaaatcatcaaatgacccctcccgctgtgggttagcagcggtgagggagtgtcagactcttactgactaaaacccgtcgtgttccgtcgtagaccttttatgtaccagggctgggtatctctttcgaacaacccgcagccccggcaggccttggccctactgggccccgctggggctGCGAATCACCCTCGAGCACAAAAGTTGCCTTATCATATATTAAAAGGCTACTCATCGcccgagcctttcccaactatgttgggatcggcttccatcCGGCAAGGAGCGACAGcttatctgacctactcaacccagttacccgggcaacccgatacccattGCCATTAAAGGACTACAATCTAGATACCATAATTATTTGCACACATTTGTTcgagaacaaaaaatatgtacgcGTTAGTACATACAAGACCATAATAATATGGATTTGTGCCGACGCACAAAATTTGCATTCTGCGGaaaattttagaaaactttCCCACTTGTGTTACTGTTTACTAGAACGAATAGACCAGACGGAACATTTGCGTGCGTCATAGTGAACAGTGACTAATTATAACTGGatcaaaatatattgtaaagtagttgtaaagtaggtaagtaatataaatatacaaattttGTAAAGctgagagtttgtttgtttacttgaacgcgctaatctcaggaaatactggaccgatttgaaaaaaatatttcagggttacatagcccatttatccaaGAAGGCtatagcctactttttatccgagttcgTGCAGAGgtacccacgggatgcgggtgaaaccgccggcagaagctagtcttttaTAATTAAGTCTTTACCTCTTGTGTGAGAAGAGTCCAATCTTCTTGGCTAAGACCGAGTCTCACATCAGCTACATCACCTTCCAGTGGAACTAACTTCTCCAGAAAGTTCGGTTTCTTTTCGCGAAGGAAGTCGTAAACCTGTAGGAAAAGACAGAATATAAAGATATTATCATTTAtccaaagtaggctgaaaataaGCAGTTTTTGGAGGTCAAATTTATAAAGGACAGCCCCCGAAACGCTCGCccttcttatgtgtttttgctggtaaGAAGAAGTCACGAGTGCTTCcgagtttcggaaggcacgttttAAAAATAGTGGGCCTCggcagtcatttgaacatcttcagCAGTTGCTAGGGGTAGTCTTACCATCGGGTACcgcgggtaaatgggttgacaGTCCATTTTAAAGCCGACTAACACCAACCAatccagttaccagggcaacacAATACTCCTTACTTGGTAAGACCGGTTGGCAGAGTTCGTGGCTTCTAATCCCCTTTACGAAAGATGTAGATGTCTTATAATGTTCTACTTACTGGATCTTTTAGCAAATAATCGAGTCTCTCCTGTATGGTCTTCCCTTTCTTCGGCCTCAGAAGCACAAACATCTTTTTCAAGTTACATgatctgaaataataaaaagatttgtAACACATAATCGTTTTATCTGGTTGTTATTTGACGAGAAGTGTACATCATTAATCATCAACCTTTCTGGATAATACTACTGCAAGGCACAGGCCTCTTTTCATGCATTCTCTGCaaaagcattaatcaccacgcttccTCAAGACATTTTGGTGATTTCGTAATGAcgtttcttcaagatgttttccttcttcTTTATtcagtcattgatgtccaagaaTATACTCAGTACAACTAGGTAAGTATCATAAAGAGAGGTTTGAATTGAAGGAAAACGAAAGAAGAAATTCTTGTGCACATAGAAAGTCATGTGATTTTGCAAATACCATAGGCAAGCTTTATCCTTATGTGGAAACCAGGCAGTATTTTAAGATCCACATTAAGATCCCATTTACTAAACAAACTCTTACCTCAATAGTTTCTCTATAATCTGCTTGCCGAGGAAGCCGGAGCCGCCTGTCACGAACACGGTGGCCCCACTGTAGAACTGCTGAACATCGGAGTCCCCTCGATCTATCACTTCATTCATAGGTATCTGATGCTTCAGAGCCTGAACAAATATTTCTTGGGCCCGGTCCATTGCAACGGGGTAGATTTCTgattaaaagaaatacaaaatatttctatttttaccacgaagatcagccagctgcgcacgacatattatagtgcacgaacatttgcttggacacaggtgcactcactattccttcactctcgtagcccgatgagacggcaatccgacaccaccggagagagatcacaagcaggaccagCTTTTTTTAATGagtgctttatattttttatatttaaattaataataattatatttagataaggaagtatttttttttcagtactaGATAGTTAAGAATTTAgaagaaaaatgcatttttttttacctttatgaTTTATACGTTGAAATAAATACCAGGATTTTTCACAGGGAGCAAAGTTAATCCTAAGAATAGTTGTTGTCTAATGACCGACTTTTGCTATTTACGTATGTATGATGGAAATTGTATAGCAGTCCGtattaattatcattattaaattaattcaggGTCTCATTTGCTTCGTCAAATGTCAAATCCGATCGgaactaggtacctaagtatttgtTTTTTCGAAAAGTGCAAGTTTTTTTCCTCGCTGGTTAaaacctaattaaatatttaaatataatctaGTCGCGTATTTTTTCGGTGGATTAGGTACTTCAACTGTTtttttaactgagtttaaaatggaataagttttaattagatTCTATGTTTTATTCAAGTTTTGGCTTATTTTCAATTCTTGGCAAAATTACCTAAATTATAGTGAGTAAATTATACATACGACACGTCATATCGAAATGTacagtttttattacatacgGAACCCGGTGATttacaagtaataaataaaaaaaacaatggagTTTGTTTTCGTGAAAAAATGTTCTGTCAAATGATTTTTAACGGATCACCAAAAATAAACCTTCTCCCTTTTGGCCTtcccttcaattaaaaaaaaacaacttcaaacTTGTTTATTCATTACGTCAAAAAGAGTAAAACCCTTCGCACGAGTTTCGGGAATTTTGACAAtctttttcatttacttttccatttttttaaacatagttATAGTTTTTTAAGCAGCTCTTTTCAAAACtcaacttatataaaaaaaaatttagaaaattaacatccgacattttgaaaaaagtgCCTATTTTACAGTCGGTCTAACTTTGCAGTTAAATATAGCaaccatttttttgtatttaaatccTAAAAAAACATGGATCCCGCTCAAGAATTTGAGGCTAAAATGCTTTTGAGACAGCAACCAATGAACGATGTGATAGACCGAGGAGATTCGGTTGTTCAGGAGTTCTACCGAGGAGCCACGGTGTTCGTGACAGGCGGCTCCGGCTTCCTCGGCAAGCAGCTCGTAGAG
This region of Helicoverpa armigera isolate CAAS_96S chromosome 29, ASM3070526v1, whole genome shotgun sequence genomic DNA includes:
- the LOC110377724 gene encoding fatty acyl-CoA reductase wat; the encoded protein is MDRAQEIFVQALKHQIPMNEVIDRGDSDVQQFYSGATVFVTGGSGFLGKQIIEKLLRSCNLKKMFVLLRPKKGKTIQERLDYLLKDPVYDFLREKKPNFLEKLVPLEGDVADVRLGLSQEDWTLLTQEVETVFHMAATVRFDEPLKAAVVTNVRGTRECLALSKECVNFKNFIYVSTAFSHATYDRVNTEVLDQFYPCPVQPETIIGMAESMEEDRLNSITEDLIVGWPNTYTFTKAIAEELVRTYDPDLPVCVVRPPIVTPTYYEPTPGWMDLSALSGPTGILAGIIMGFLHIFYVDKDCKLPLTPVDYVNNATIAAAWDADLKRKSGNKDIQVYTVSNNDHFITWDFIGVILRSEGKKSPSPKAVWYCWLIETNSKLVFWVISFFVHYIPAYIMDLVLGILGNMPKEINSFVAVFRKIDKFALIYHYFLSNEWFFKDHNVQEMVSRMSPADKAIFNCDLRTIDFTEYVMVWGVGIRKYLVKDELKDSELAYRKQQKLKIANILFISLNVIVVLSLFYQLFKVVIWLF